A section of the Pimelobacter simplex genome encodes:
- a CDS encoding M20 family metallopeptidase gives MESALTRARAIELAEDHLESGALLRELERKVAYPTESESGERGDVHRDYLREEIVPGLERCGFTWRLVDNPVAERPPYLVARRVEDPALRTVLVYGHGDVVLGDAERWTAPWSPWRLVVDGDRWYGRGSCDNKGQHAINLAALEQVLRVREGRLGFNVTVLMDMGEEIGSPGLREVCTALAGDELAADVLIASDGTRVAEASPTLVLGTRGEVSFTLRAALRPRGYHSGNWGGLLANPAVLLANALATMVDARGRILVEELRPPAIPDPVRAILGTIEIDGGPSAPPIEEWGEPGLSAPEQLYGWNTLEVLGLSAGAATGPQNAIPGTASARCQLRFVVGTDHTAVGTTVRAHLDAHGFEQVVVEVDPEITAATRLDHDDPWVGWAAASVERTTGKVPTILPNLGGTFPNDCFADVLGIPTIWVPHSYPGCSQHAPDEHLLASLAKEALGIMAGLFWDLGETPTPLR, from the coding sequence GTGGAGAGTGCCCTGACCCGTGCGCGGGCGATCGAGCTCGCCGAGGACCACCTCGAGTCGGGCGCGCTGCTGCGCGAGCTGGAGCGCAAGGTCGCCTACCCGACCGAGAGCGAGTCCGGCGAGCGCGGTGACGTGCACCGCGACTACCTGCGCGAGGAGATCGTGCCGGGCCTGGAGCGTTGCGGGTTCACGTGGCGCCTCGTGGACAACCCGGTGGCGGAGCGGCCGCCGTACCTGGTGGCGCGGCGGGTCGAGGACCCCGCGCTGCGCACGGTGCTCGTCTACGGCCACGGCGACGTCGTCCTGGGCGACGCCGAGCGGTGGACCGCGCCGTGGTCGCCCTGGCGGCTCGTGGTGGACGGCGACCGCTGGTACGGCCGCGGCTCGTGCGACAACAAGGGCCAGCACGCGATCAACCTCGCCGCGCTGGAGCAGGTGCTGCGCGTGCGGGAGGGACGGCTCGGGTTCAACGTCACGGTGCTGATGGACATGGGGGAGGAGATCGGCTCGCCCGGTCTGCGCGAGGTCTGCACGGCGCTGGCCGGCGACGAGCTCGCCGCCGACGTGCTCATCGCCTCGGACGGGACCCGGGTCGCGGAGGCCAGCCCGACGCTCGTGCTCGGCACCCGGGGCGAGGTGTCGTTCACGCTGCGCGCGGCGCTGCGTCCGCGCGGCTACCACTCGGGCAACTGGGGCGGCCTGCTCGCCAATCCCGCGGTCCTGCTGGCGAACGCGCTCGCCACGATGGTCGACGCGCGGGGCCGGATCCTCGTCGAGGAACTGCGCCCGCCGGCGATCCCGGACCCGGTCCGGGCGATCCTGGGCACGATCGAGATCGACGGCGGGCCCTCGGCGCCGCCGATCGAGGAGTGGGGCGAGCCCGGCCTGAGCGCCCCCGAGCAGCTCTACGGCTGGAACACGCTCGAGGTGCTGGGCCTGTCGGCGGGCGCGGCGACCGGGCCCCAGAACGCCATCCCCGGCACGGCCTCGGCGCGGTGCCAGCTGCGGTTCGTCGTGGGCACCGACCACACCGCGGTCGGTACGACGGTCCGAGCGCACCTCGACGCGCACGGGTTCGAGCAGGTGGTGGTCGAGGTCGATCCCGAGATCACCGCCGCGACCCGCCTGGACCACGACGACCCGTGGGTCGGGTGGGCGGCGGCGTCGGTGGAGCGGACGACCGGGAAGGTGCCGACGATCCTCCCGAACCTCGGCGGCACCTTCCCCAACGACTGCTTCGCCGACGTCCTCGGCATCCCGACGATCTGGGTTCCGCACTCCTACCCGGGGTGCTCGCAGCACGCGCCCGACGAGCACCTGCTGGCGAGCCTGGCCAAGGAGGCGCTCGGCATCATGGCCGGACTGTTCTGGGACCTCGGGGAGACGCCGACTCCCTTGCGCTAA
- a CDS encoding S9 family peptidase, translating into MKAADLGLIQVLGSPTLSPDGHCAVVSVERADLATDRYLADLWRVPVDGAEPSRITSGELDREPRWSPDGRWLAFTRSVPGSGPQLHLLPHDGGTPRVLTSHPLGVSSPQWSPDSTAIAYVARVPEPGRYVAPIARTASSEPPRRITGLRYREDGIGYVLDRPKQVFTVAVADGAVTQHTTEAADHDGPAWSPDGTRLAFVAARHADRDTVPARDVFVRDLGERRTTVVTRTDLRASHPAFSADGDHVYFLGTETGGELNETYFNPTSLWVTALGGAEPAPATRLTDADTTDLVPQPLTVTGTGVLALVGRRGAVDLVQVAPDGAVADVVAGPTHVLGYDVRDGLVVAAVASDTEAGELHAVTPDGSRRLTSFGAPLVAAGPLARMHEVSGTAADGYPVHGWVLRPEGDGPFPVVLAVHGGPFRAFGWRLLDQAQACVDAGYVVVMGNPRGSSGYGAEHGRAVRHAFGDVDVQDLTALVDLAVEEFAGDPDRVGVIGASYGGFMAAWLAARSDRFASAIVDRATVEWNDADIDDDVDYTHLYIGTDPEVQRLKSPLTYAEDVAIPVLVVVAEQDLRCPPAQGRRFFSALHRAGKRTELLSFPGASHMFHDSGLPRHRQARLDAIIAWFDETLKPGGNGRSDAG; encoded by the coding sequence ATGAAGGCAGCCGACCTCGGGTTGATCCAGGTGCTCGGCTCGCCGACCCTGTCCCCGGACGGGCACTGCGCGGTGGTCTCGGTCGAGCGGGCCGACCTGGCGACGGACCGCTACCTCGCGGACCTGTGGCGGGTGCCTGTCGACGGCGCGGAGCCCTCCCGGATCACCTCCGGCGAGCTCGATCGCGAGCCGCGCTGGTCGCCCGACGGCCGCTGGCTCGCGTTCACGCGCTCGGTGCCGGGCTCGGGACCCCAGCTCCACCTCCTCCCGCACGACGGCGGCACGCCCCGCGTGCTCACCAGCCATCCCCTCGGCGTCTCCTCGCCGCAGTGGTCGCCGGACTCGACGGCGATCGCGTACGTCGCGCGCGTGCCCGAGCCGGGCCGCTACGTCGCGCCGATCGCGCGGACGGCATCCTCCGAGCCGCCGCGCCGGATCACCGGACTGCGCTACCGCGAGGACGGCATCGGCTACGTGCTCGACCGTCCGAAGCAGGTCTTCACCGTCGCCGTCGCCGACGGCGCGGTCACCCAGCACACCACCGAGGCCGCCGACCACGACGGCCCCGCGTGGAGCCCGGACGGCACGCGGCTGGCGTTCGTCGCGGCTCGGCACGCCGACCGGGACACGGTGCCGGCGCGCGACGTCTTCGTGCGGGACCTGGGCGAGCGCCGGACGACCGTGGTGACGCGGACCGACCTGCGCGCGAGCCATCCCGCCTTCAGCGCGGACGGCGACCACGTCTACTTCCTCGGCACCGAGACCGGCGGGGAGCTCAACGAGACGTACTTCAACCCGACCTCGCTCTGGGTCACCGCGCTGGGCGGGGCCGAGCCGGCGCCGGCGACCCGCCTGACCGACGCGGACACGACGGACCTGGTCCCGCAGCCGCTCACCGTGACCGGCACGGGCGTGCTGGCGCTGGTCGGGAGGCGCGGGGCCGTCGACCTGGTGCAGGTGGCGCCGGACGGCGCCGTCGCCGACGTGGTCGCCGGGCCCACCCACGTCCTCGGGTACGACGTCCGCGACGGGCTGGTCGTGGCCGCCGTCGCGAGCGACACCGAGGCCGGCGAGCTCCACGCCGTCACGCCCGACGGCTCGCGCCGCCTCACGTCGTTCGGCGCACCGCTCGTCGCCGCCGGCCCGCTCGCGCGGATGCACGAGGTGAGCGGCACGGCCGCCGACGGCTACCCGGTGCACGGGTGGGTGCTGCGTCCCGAGGGCGACGGTCCGTTCCCGGTCGTCCTCGCCGTGCACGGCGGACCGTTCCGCGCCTTCGGCTGGCGCCTGCTCGACCAGGCTCAGGCCTGCGTCGACGCGGGCTACGTCGTGGTGATGGGCAACCCGCGCGGCTCCTCCGGCTACGGCGCCGAGCACGGCCGGGCGGTACGCCACGCCTTCGGCGACGTCGACGTCCAGGACCTGACCGCGCTCGTCGACCTCGCCGTCGAGGAGTTCGCCGGCGACCCCGACCGGGTCGGCGTGATCGGGGCGTCGTACGGCGGCTTCATGGCCGCCTGGCTCGCCGCGCGCTCCGACCGCTTCGCCTCGGCGATCGTCGACCGCGCCACCGTGGAGTGGAACGACGCCGACATCGACGACGACGTGGACTACACGCACCTCTACATCGGGACCGACCCGGAGGTGCAGCGGCTGAAGTCGCCGCTGACCTACGCCGAGGACGTCGCGATCCCGGTCCTGGTGGTGGTCGCCGAGCAGGACCTGCGCTGCCCGCCGGCCCAGGGCCGCCGGTTCTTCTCGGCGCTGCACCGCGCGGGGAAGCGCACCGAGCTGCTGTCGTTCCCGGGCGCCAGCCACATGTTCCACGACAGCGGGCTGCCGCGGCACCGGCAGGCCCGCCTCGACGCGATCATCGCGTGGTTCGACGAGACCCTGAAGCCTGGTGGCAACGGCCGGAGCGACGCCGGATGA
- a CDS encoding acyl-CoA thioester hydrolase/BAAT C-terminal domain-containing protein, which yields MSLAIDGPAARSLADTAFDVRITGAVPGESVALVVDLPSYQGADWSGRFTATADEHGVVDLATTALDGFADADPTTLLWALEARPGSAAGPAPAEHELGWTLRVEQGDRSAVAHYARELRGPGVRVEDLPSPLAGRLFLPAEPGPRPAVISLSGSGGGINEEEAALLASRGFVCLALACFNYPSRPDDLYELPLEYVADAVAWLAARDEVRADAIAVKGQSRGAELSLLVAAHVPGIRAAAAVVPSGYVWGSFTSDGRDGAAWTLAGHPVPPVPDDGLVSGGSTTTPTGIAAAPGFRAAVAAAAPDDLDRATIPIERFAGPVLLLCGGADLMWDSAELSDVLLRRRLAAGTAAVTRRLVFPDAGHNLGLPFTPVVTRSVHPVNDVAYAYGGTRPGTARARADAWSALIDFLKTSLS from the coding sequence ATGAGCCTGGCGATCGACGGCCCGGCGGCGCGCTCGCTCGCCGACACGGCGTTCGACGTACGGATCACCGGTGCGGTGCCGGGGGAGTCCGTCGCCCTCGTGGTCGACCTGCCGTCGTACCAGGGGGCTGACTGGTCGGGCCGGTTCACCGCCACGGCCGACGAACACGGTGTGGTCGACCTCGCGACCACCGCTCTCGACGGGTTCGCGGACGCCGATCCCACCACCCTGCTGTGGGCGCTGGAGGCGCGACCGGGCTCCGCGGCCGGACCGGCGCCGGCCGAGCACGAGCTCGGCTGGACCCTCCGCGTGGAGCAGGGCGACCGCTCCGCCGTCGCGCACTACGCCCGCGAGCTCCGCGGTCCCGGGGTGCGCGTCGAGGATCTCCCGTCACCCCTGGCCGGGCGGCTGTTCCTCCCGGCCGAGCCCGGTCCGCGGCCCGCGGTGATCAGCCTGTCCGGGTCCGGCGGCGGCATCAACGAGGAGGAGGCCGCGCTGCTCGCCAGCCGTGGCTTCGTGTGCCTCGCCCTCGCCTGCTTCAACTACCCCAGCCGGCCCGACGACCTCTACGAGCTCCCCCTCGAGTACGTCGCCGACGCCGTCGCCTGGCTCGCGGCCCGCGACGAGGTGCGCGCGGACGCGATCGCGGTCAAGGGTCAGTCGCGCGGAGCCGAGCTCAGCCTGCTCGTCGCCGCGCACGTCCCCGGCATCCGGGCCGCGGCCGCCGTCGTCCCCTCCGGCTACGTCTGGGGATCGTTCACCTCCGACGGCCGCGACGGCGCCGCGTGGACGCTCGCCGGCCACCCCGTACCGCCCGTCCCCGACGACGGCCTGGTCTCCGGCGGGTCCACGACGACACCGACCGGCATCGCCGCCGCGCCGGGCTTCCGAGCCGCGGTCGCGGCGGCCGCACCGGACGACCTGGACCGGGCGACGATCCCCATCGAGCGGTTCGCCGGCCCGGTGCTGCTGCTCTGCGGAGGTGCCGACCTGATGTGGGACTCGGCCGAGCTGAGCGACGTCCTGCTGCGCCGCCGGCTCGCCGCGGGCACCGCGGCGGTGACCCGCCGGCTGGTGTTCCCGGACGCCGGTCACAACCTCGGTCTGCCCTTCACACCGGTCGTCACGAGGTCGGTCCACCCGGTCAACGACGTCGCCTACGCCTATGGCGGGACCCGCCCCGGGACCGCACGGGCGCGTGCCGACGCGTGGAGCGCATTGATCGACTTCCTGAAGACGTCGCTGTCATGA